A genome region from Cutaneotrichosporon cavernicola HIS019 DNA, chromosome: 5 includes the following:
- a CDS encoding uncharacterized protein (GTPase-activator protein for Rho-like GTPases), with protein MTDFKLDRPISRPLSEISENDELRRRSARVSSYSSSVSLKGGVGGSDRISRPASEVLDDSKRVSLSLPVHTITLNLADYTGTSSPVPKAALAPAAATAAHATTSAAPSTSAAIASLISSRRKSMPLPPKLQSAQVIPSLIERAPTPNVEHDHEAMQDVQEEVVVDLSEEQDGVSPLFMATRAALRPVAMPASDLASLDSGSASIYTTSPPSTANPSLDLPRSSTDTSSSKPAVKSKPGWLRRASMTPSLRAKARSPAPSLPDLPPEPPSPHFSTTTPPTLPPRKFPSGPMDFGPPVAGSSLQAASLPTRDLHHPSHHSQSLRDVGRRWRTGGGVSRSASNSSIASVASTATTTTTSHQRFPSTATRVLGHAGKAVSSTWNRARGVGTSMSISGMTTLSPVRGMEPEPVSPGLLTRKLSHEMSIIPQEGLVFSDEVVRRKARAGLRGRVFGRDLGQAGRAWGVFDANESREGEDEYHRRRRQCLPAVAIRCVEYLATIGRLEEGIFRISGRSSHLGRLRKEFDAGADLDLTLVDPSDLDPHAIAGTFKSYLRELPDPMIPLHIEQRIETYLRKKSDNLDELAEFLGQLPSANWFLLADVIMLIDLIPKSIDLNRMSHQALMLSLGPTLRVSGEHVQYFVRHRERLFSDPPAVSPRDMVDFGDEEIPPLSPVYSEASFHGNAPLPPPLPKRPAPKVSKRPSFGNLLASARSSAMRKSQSDHTLLLSHHNTGPAAVPAPRMALPENFQNLQNFQKHHNLQGRHVFIETDPDETEELRSSMGGHEQPTKASDHVDDHHYAPGTVAARARVYSAATGSPPASGPTPIADRFRRSSSAVDNLRGSSLSLSSLSSISSSLGHNSGHSTNGADFQTAPNPMVTIRRSPPVLFSSTVTTMTNEAHAVATAADAQAPPANKGIKRKDEDGAERTREGDRDSAKRLSAGPGILGVVGDEPML; from the exons ATGACCGACTTCAAGCTCGACCGCCCCATTAGCAGGCCGCTCTCTGAGATTTCCGAGAACGACGAGCTACGGAGAcggagcgcgcgcgtctcgaGCTACTCATCGAGCGTCAGCTTGAAGGGTGGAGTCGGTGGCAGTGACCGCATCTCACGTCCTGCGAGCGAGGTTCTGGACGACTCGAAGCGAGTCTCGCTGTCACTGCCCGTGCACACCATCACCCTCAACCTTGCAGACTACACGGGCACATCATCGCCGGTCCCTAAAGCTGCACTTGCCCCTGCAGCAGCTACTGCGGCCCATGCAACGACGTCGGCTGCTCCCTCGACATCAGCCGCCATCGCATCGCTCATTTCGTCTAGGCGCAAGTCTATGCCTCTGCCGCCAAAGCTCCAGTCAGCACAGGTCATCCCCAGCCTGATCGAACGGGCCCCGACCCCGAACGTTGAGCATGACCACGAGGCCATGCAGGATGTGCAAGAAGAAGTAGTTGTTGACCTCTC TGAGGAGCAAGACGGCGTGTCGCCCCTCTTCATGGCCACTCGCGCTGCCCTGCGGCCGGTTGCCATGCCCGCTTCCGATCTCGCATCGCTCGATTCGGGTAGCGCATCCATCTACACTACATCCCCTCCATCAACAGCAAACCCATCACTCGACCTTCCCCGCTCCTCTACGGatacctcctcctccaaaCCAGCCGTCAAGAGCAAGCCAGGGTGGTTGCGGCGCGCATCCATGACCCCATCATTGCGAGCGAAGGCAAGGTCACCCGCACCCTCCTTGCCCGATCTCCCACCAGAAccaccctctcctcactTCTCCACCACGACGCCACCTACACTTCCCCCTCGCAAGTTTCCGTCCGGGCCCATGGACTTTGGTCCGCCTGTTGCCGGATCGTCGCTGCAGGCCGCATCACTCCCTACCcgcgacctccaccacccatcGCACCACTCGCAGAGCTTGCGCGATGTGGGCAGAAGATGGCGCACAGGGGGTGgcgtctcgcgctcggcctccaaCAGCAGCATCGCGAGCGTCGCGTCCACGGCGACGACTACCACCACCAGCCACCAGCGCTTCCCTTCGACGGCAACTCGTGTGTTAGGCCATGCTGGCAAGGCGGTGTCCAGCACATGGAACCGTGCGCGTGGAGTCGGCACCAGCATGAGCATCTCGGGAATGACCACGCTAAGCCCGGTGCGCGGTATggagcccgagcccgtgAGCCCAGGCCTTCTTACTCGCAAGCTCTCGCACGAGATGTCGATCATCCCGCAAGAAGGACTCGTGTtcagcgacgaggtcgtcagGCGCAAGGCCCGCGCTGGTCTTCGCGGACGCGTATTTGGTCGCGACTTGGGACAGGCAGGACGCGCGTGGGGTGTGTTCGACGCCAACGAATCACGcgaaggcgaggacgagtatcaccgtcgccgccgccagtgCCTGCCCGCGGTCGCCATTCGCTGCGTCGAGTACCTGGCGACGATTGGACGTTTGGAGGAGGGCATCTTCCGCATCAGTGGTCGCAGCAGTCACCTCGGGCGACTGCGAAAGGAGTTTGATGCGGGTGCCGATCTTGATCTAACCCTTGTCGATCCCAGCGATCTGGACCCGCACGCAATCGCAGGCACATTCAAGAGTTATCTGCGCGAGCTCCCCGATCCCATGATCCCACTCCACATTGAGCAGCGAATTGAGACCTATCTTCGGAAGAAGTCTGACAatctcgacgagcttgccgagtTTCTTGGCCAGCTCCCGAGCGCCAACTGGTTCCTGCTCGCGGATGTAATCATGTTGATCGACTTGATTCCCAAGTCGATTGACCTCAACCGCATGAGCCACCAGGCGTTGATGCTCTCACTTGGTCCCACGTTGAGGGTTTCCGGCGAACACGTCCAGTATTTCGTTCGCcaccgcgagcgcctctTCTCCGACCCTCCCGCTGTGTCGCCTCGTGACATGGTCGAtttcggcgacgaggagatccCGCCTCTGTCACCCGTGTACAGCGAGGCGTCCTTTCACGGCAACGCACCGCTTCCACCTCCGCTCCCCAAGCGCCCTGCACCTAAGGTATCCAAGCGCCCTAGCTtcggcaacctcctcgcgagcgcgaggtcTTCGGCTATGCGCAAGAGCCAGAGCGACCACACGCTGTTACTCAGCCATCACAACACAGGTCCCGCAGCAGTCCCTGCTCCCCGTATGGCGCTTCCAGAAAACTTCCAGAACCTCCAGAACTTTCAGAAGCACCACAACCTCCAGGGCCGCCATGTATTCATCGAGACCGACCCCGACGAGACTGAGGAGCTGCGCTCGAGCATGGGTGGCCACGAGCAGCCCACCAAAGCGAGTGACCATGTCGACGACCACCACTACGCTCCCGGCACTGTTGCTGCACGTGCGCGCGTCTACTCGGCCGCCACAGGCTCGCCCCCTGCTTCTGGACCTACGCCGATTGCCGACCGCTTCCGTCGCTCTAGCTCGGCGGTCGACAACCTCCGTGGgagctcgctctcgctctcgtcattgtcgtcgatctcgtcgagcttgggccATAACTCGGGCCACAGCACGAATGGCGCCGACTTCCAGACTGCGCCGAACCCGATGGTCACGATTCGCCGCTCTCCACCCGTCTTG
- a CDS encoding uncharacterized protein (Zinc finger C-x8-C-x5-C-x3-H type (and similar)) — MSNPPPGLAPPAPKAIPGARARPIAGAGGAAASPGRSPGSLSTSFRRRAVENGTPDDTNWRARSVDKTQVEKRPERTVGGFEKSEVRAQPAATSALSSSKGKNATLSHVPCRFFKAGACTAGSSCPFSHDLGGKKEVCQWFLKGDCKFGHKCALAHVRPGEPMSMDRRNKKEQQRSARERADGDRDTKKEGSDAGTSPAAPKSVPTPMSHPVPIKSALSASFSSSIHSPSRLAQGSSPLREPYGPPSSAGTAGSPSAGFNQRTSGVPFASSPSRPSPLSSSFTNRGAVPSSLKASSIVSTSSPLRPPGAGGISSSFQHASTLAARPPQLSASFADNSLQRNIWARSETPDEPLSPPASRRPLVAGASARVIPDVFDEHDDHGEDLIPSSLSDLLTPSERARRMSRNDSRDSNAGSPGRLGYNPHQYVGAERLAQSAGAALPPGGFLQSLWNPDGKDAREAALESTELSFGGAQPQPNRTSLLSQQRGPSGSPSPKSSPSKAATAWKGPSVDAPYLMRGTDPGSPSARALSEHAPGQSLPGGLAAALSRMHMQPGNRTPSGLGTSTPASAIAPTPKRDDHDEEALFHMDG; from the exons ATGAGCAACCCGCCCCCCGGtctcgcgccgcctgccCCAAAGGCCATCcccggcgcgcgcgcgcgcccaattgctggcgccggcggtGCCGCCGCTTCGCCTGGCCGCTCGCCTGGCTCGCTCAGCACCAGCTTCCGCCGGCGCGCCGTGGAGAATGGCACACCCGACGATACCAACTGGCGTGCCCGCTCGGTCGATAAGACCCAGGTCGAGAAGCGCCCCGAACGGACCGTTGGAGGCTTTGAGAAGAGCGAGGTCCGCGCCCAGCCAGCTGCCACGAGTGCGCTGTCCAGCtccaagggcaagaacgCTA CCTTAAGCCACGTCCCATGCCGCTTCTTCAAGGCGGGTGCGTGTACCGCGGGTTCGAGCTGCCCGTTCTCCCACGACT TGGGAggcaagaaggaggtgtGCCAGTGGTTCCTCAAGGGTGACTGCAAGTTTGGCCACAAGT GCGCCCTTGCTCACGTGCGCCCCGGTGAGCCCATGTCAATGGACCGCCGTAACAAGAAGGAGCAGCAGCGTTCGGCTCGGGAACGCGCTGACGGGGACCGTGACaccaagaaggagggcaGCGACGCTGGCACCTCCCCCGCGGCCCCCAAGTCGGTGCCGACGCCAATGTCGCACCCAGTGCCTATCAAGTCGGCGCTGTCGGCGtcgttctcgagctcgatccACTCCCCCAGCCGCCTGGCACAGGGATCGTCGCCCCTGCGTGAGCCTTACGGCccgccctcgtccgcgGGCACCGCCGGCTCCCCGTCCGCCGGATTCAACCAGCGGACGAGCGGCGTGCCGTTtgccagctcgccgagcaggcCCTCtcccttgtcctcgtcgttcaCGAACCGGGGCGCTgtcccgtcctcgctcaAGGCGAGCTCGATTgtgtcgacgagctcgccattGCGCCCGCCTGGAGCGGGTGGAatctcgagctcgttcCAGCATGCTTCGACACTCGCCGCACGGCCGCCGCAGCTGTCGGCGTCGTTCGCAGATAACAGCCTGCAGCGCAACATCTGGGCACGGTCTGAGACACCCGACGAGCCGCTGTCGCCTCCTgccagccgccgcccactCGTGGCTGGCGCAAGCGCTCGCGTCATCCCAGATGTGttcgacgagcacgacgaTCACGGCGAGGACCTCATCCCATCGAGCCTCAGCGACCTGCTGACGCCCTcggagcgcgcgcgtcgcatGAGCCGCAACGACTCGCGCGACAGTAACGCCGGCTCGCCTGGCCGTCTAGGATACAACCCGCACCAATACGTGGGTGCGGAGCGGCTGGCGCAgagcgcgggcgcggcgctGCCACCTGGAGGATTCCTCCAGTCTCTCTGGAACCCGGATGGGaaggacgcgcgcgaggcggcccTGGAGTCGACCGAGCTCAGCTTTGGTGGCGCACAGCCACAGCCGAACCGCACCTCGTTGCTCAGCCAGCAGCGGGGTCCCTCCGGCTCACCAAGCCCGAAGAGCAGCCCGTCCAAGGCTGCGACGGCGTGGAAGGGCCCGTCCGTCGACGCGCCTTACCTCATGCGCGGGACGGACCCAGGCTCGCCCTCTGCCCGTGCGCTGTCCGAGCACGCGCCTGGCCAGAGCCTGCCTGGTGGCCTTGCGGCCGCCCTCAGCCGCATGCACATGCAGCCCGGGAACCGCACGCCGTCTGGCCTTGGCACCAGCACGCCCGCCAGCGCGATTGCACCCACGCccaagcgcgacgaccACGACGAAGAGGCCCTTTTCCACATGGATGGATAG
- the DHH1 gene encoding uncharacterized protein (Belongs to the DEAD box helicase family), translating to MGPSQSGDYRAGLAPPPKDLRPQTEDVTATQGSSFDDFALTREVLMGIYEAGFEQPSPIQEEAIPMALTGRDILARAKNGTGKTGSFVIPTINRVNPSLPHIQAVILVPTRELALQTSQVCKTLGKHVPGLQVMVTTGGTTLRDDILRLQEPVHILVGTPGRILDLGGKRIADLSKVSIFVMDEADKLLSEEFTPVVEQLLALCPQERQVMLLSATFPVHVKDFRNRNMVQPYEINLMEELTLKGVTQYYAYVEERQKVHCLNTLFSKLQINQSIIFCNSTSRVELLAKKITKLGYSCFYSHAKMLQNHRNRVFHDFRQGMTRNLVCSDLLTRGIDIQAVNVVINFDFPRTAESYLHRIGRSGRFGHLGLAISLLTYEDRANLYRIENELGTEIQPIPAVIDPVLYVAPSMPDEQPSPPSRSAPRQVVQPPPSAPQQQAPPATRQSHLPPIAQPAAHPPPSIAQQYGLQHNTNSTQQSPPPQQANYIQPPHQQQPSPSQQQPDGAPRSHDNSRPNSSHRGRGQGQPRGQGGRGPRGTGQPQPQHAGGRGGRQGQPQQQQQQQQQTATAARAS from the exons ATGGGCCCTTCACA ATCTGGTGACTACCGAGCAGGCCTTGCGCCACCTCCTAAAGACTTGCGGCCTCAGACGGAA GATGTGACTGCTACGCAGGGCTCATCATTTGACGACTTCGCTCTCACCCGCGAGGTGCTTATGGGTATCTACGAGGCTGGCTTCGAGCAGCCGAGTCCTATTCAAGAAGAGGCGATCCCCATGGCCCTCACTGGGCGCGACATTCTTGCGCGCGCCAAGAACGGTACCGGTAAGACTGGTTCGTTCGTGATTCCTACCATCAACCGCGTCAATCCTTCCCTCCCACACATTCAAGCAgtcatcctcgtcccaACGCGAGAGCTTGCGCTGCAGACGTCGCAAGTCTGCAAGACGTTAGGCAAACACGTCCCTGGGCTCCAGGTTATGGTCACCACTGGCGGCACCACATTACGAGACGACATTCTGCGACTCCAAGAGCCTGTCCACATTCTTGTCGGTACACCCGGCCGCATTCTGGATCTCGGCGGCAAGCGCATCGCGGATCTCTCCAAGGTTTCCATCTTCGtcatggacgaggcggacaaGCTCCTCAGCGAGGAGTTCACtcccgtcgtcgagcagtTACTCGCACTTTGCCCACAGGAGCGTCAGGTGATGCTCCTCTCGGCCACCTTCCCCGTCCATGTCAAAGATTTCCGTAACCGCAACATGGTCCAGCCTTACGAGATCAACCTCATGGAGGAACTCACCCTCAAGGGTGTCACCCAGTACTACGCCtacgtcgaggagcgtcAGAAGGTGCATTGCCT TAACACTCTCTTCTCCAAGCTCCAGATCAACCAGTCAATCATCTTCTGCAACTCTACTTCCCGCGTTGAATTACTGGCCAAGAAAATCACCAAGCTTGGCTACTCCTGCTTTTATTCACACGCCAAGATGCTCCAAAACCACCGCAACCGTGTATTCCATGATTTCCGCCAAGGCATGACCCGCAACCTTGTATGCTCTG ATCTCCTTACCCGTGGTATCGATATCCAAGCCGTCAATGTTGTAATCAACTTCGATTTCCCCCGCACTGCAGAGTCGTACCTCCACCGCAT TGGTCGTTCCGGCCGTTTCGGCCACCTTGGTCTTGCCATTTCACTCCTCACT TACGAGGACCGTGCCAACCTGTACCGCATTGAGAACGAGCTGGGCACCGAGATTCAGCCGATTCCCGCTGTCATTGATCCCGTTCTCTACGTCGCTCCCTCTATGCCCGACGAGCAGCCTTCTCCCCCATCGAGGTCGGCTCCCCGGCAAGTTGTGCAGCCACCCCCGTCggcgccgcagcagcaggcccCCCCGGCCACCCGGCAGTCGCACCTCCCTCCGATCGCTCAGCCTGCGGCGCACCCCCCACCCAGCATCGCCCAACAGTACGGGCTCCAGCACAACACCAACAGCACGCAGCagtcgccgccaccacaGCAGGCCAATTACATTCAGCCTCCGCATCAGCAgcagccgtcgccgtcgcagcagcagccagACGGTGCTCCACGGTCGCATGACAACTCGCGCCCCAACAGCTCGCACCGTGGCCGTGGCCAGGGGCAGCCTCGTGGGCAGGGTGGGCGTGGACCTCGTGGCACCGGCCAGCCGCAACCCCAACACGCcggtggccgaggcgggcgccaaggccagccacagcagcagcagcagcagcagcagcagacCGCGACCGCTGCTCGCGCCTCCTAA